Within the Streptomyces sp. NBC_00353 genome, the region CGCGCCGACGGAGTGCTCGGCATCGCCCCGGAGGCGAAGATCCTCCCGGTCCGGGTGATCCTCGAAGCCTCCGACCCGTCCCGTGACAAGGCCCGCGAGTCCCGCGGTACGGCCCTGGCCGACGGCATCCGCTGGGCCGCCGACCACGGTGCCGACGTCATCAACCTCTCCCTGGGCGACGACAGCGCGTCCGCGCACCCCGAGGGCGGCGAGGACGCCGCGATCCAGTACGCGCTGAAGAAGGGCGCCGTCGTCGTCGCGTCGGCGGGCAACGGGGGCGAGAAGGGTGACCACATCTCGTACCCCGCCGCCTACCCCGGCGTGATCGCGGTCGCCGCCGTCGACCGGTACGGCACCCACGCCGCCTTCTCCACCCGCCACTGGTACGCCACCGTCAGCGCTCCCGGCGTCGACATAGTGGTCCCGGCCCCCGACCGTCACTACTACATCGAGTGGGGCACATCGGCCGCCTCCGCGTTCGTCTCCGGCGCGGTCGCGCTGGTCCGGGCCGCCCATCCGGGACTCACGCCCGCCCAGGTGAAGAAGCTCCTGACGGACACCGCCCGCAACTCCCCGGCGGGCGGCCGCGACGACTCCCGGGGCTACGGCATCGTCGACCCGGCCGCCGCGATCAAGGCGGGCGGCAAGCTGCGCAAGGCCGGTCTGCGGGCAGAGGCGGAGTCGGCCGGCTCCGCCGGGTCCACGAAGGCCGGCTACCGCAAGCGGTACTTCGGCCCCGGTCCCACCGCGCAGCACCGGGACGCAGGACCCGCAGGCTGGCTCGCCCCGGCCGCGGGCGGCCTGGGAGCCGTACTGCTGGCGCTGGCCGTGCTGCTGTGGCGCGACAGGAGAACCTCCGCACGCCGCTGAAGCCGTGGCGACCCGGCGCGATCCGGTCGTCCGGCCGAGAGGCGCTTACGCCTCACCGCGCCCCGTCGAGCACCCCGACCGCGGCCTTCGCGACCGACTCCACCCGCTCGATCCCCGTCGCCATCGTCTGCTGCCCGGCGGAGAGCACCGCCACCAGGTACGTGTGCCCGTTGCTCTTCACCTGCCCGATGCTGTTGATGTCCCAGAGGCCGGTGGCGCTCCGCGGCATCCAGCCGTTCTTCAGCGCCCAGTCGCTGCCCGCCGCGGACACCCCCCAATGCTGATCGGCCGCCACGTTCCGCATCAGCCCCTGCAGATAGGCACGGGAGTCCTCGGTCAGCTTCGAGTCCGTACCGAACACCGTCCTCAGCAGCACCAGCTGATCTGCCGCCGTGGTCCGGGTCAGCCCCCACGCGGCCGCGGCGGTCGTGCCGGCCAGGCCGAACCGGGTGTTGGCCGCGTCGAGTCCGGCCGCCCCGCCGATCGTCCGCATGAGCGCGGTCGCGGCGGCGTTGTCACTGTTCTCGATCATGGTGACGGAACGGCTGCGTTCGTAGCCGGTGAGCTCCCGCCCCTGGTCCTGGGCCCGGAGCAGCAGCGCCGCGAGGATGTCGACCTTGACGATGCTCGCGGTGGCGTAGGTCCCGTTCCCGTACACCGCACCGGCCCCGACCGCGGCGTCCAGCACCGCGACCGAAACCCTGGAGTCGCCGGCCAGCGGCGCCACCGCCGCGGCCAGCTCCGCGTCCAGATCCACCTCGGGCTCCTCGCTCGTCACCACCGGAGCCGGCGGGCCCGGAGCCGGTGAGGCCGCGGCCGACGATACGGAGGCGACGGGGCCGGGTCCCGGATCCGACCACCGGCCCACCAGATACATGCCGCCCGCGACGGAACCGGCCAGCAGGAACACGGTGGTCACGGACGCGGACAGTACGGACGTACGCATCTTCGTACTTGTCTTCGATGTCGGCAGGGTCATGGAACCGGACGCTAGGAAGAGCACCTGGCAACGGGCTGTGGTCCACCTGAGGG harbors:
- the mycP gene encoding type VII secretion-associated serine protease mycosin gives rise to the protein MNSRRHRRALGALCAATAFTLLPAVPAHADTIRPQQWGLQALHTDRAWQTTKGKGITVAVVDTGVDDSLPDLAGQVLPGKDLIGFGAGRGDRSWARHGTAMAGIIAGRGHGVGRADGVLGIAPEAKILPVRVILEASDPSRDKARESRGTALADGIRWAADHGADVINLSLGDDSASAHPEGGEDAAIQYALKKGAVVVASAGNGGEKGDHISYPAAYPGVIAVAAVDRYGTHAAFSTRHWYATVSAPGVDIVVPAPDRHYYIEWGTSAASAFVSGAVALVRAAHPGLTPAQVKKLLTDTARNSPAGGRDDSRGYGIVDPAAAIKAGGKLRKAGLRAEAESAGSAGSTKAGYRKRYFGPGPTAQHRDAGPAGWLAPAAGGLGAVLLALAVLLWRDRRTSARR
- a CDS encoding serine hydrolase, producing the protein MTLPTSKTSTKMRTSVLSASVTTVFLLAGSVAGGMYLVGRWSDPGPGPVASVSSAAASPAPGPPAPVVTSEEPEVDLDAELAAAVAPLAGDSRVSVAVLDAAVGAGAVYGNGTYATASIVKVDILAALLLRAQDQGRELTGYERSRSVTMIENSDNAAATALMRTIGGAAGLDAANTRFGLAGTTAAAAWGLTRTTAADQLVLLRTVFGTDSKLTEDSRAYLQGLMRNVAADQHWGVSAAGSDWALKNGWMPRSATGLWDINSIGQVKSNGHTYLVAVLSAGQQTMATGIERVESVAKAAVGVLDGAR